In Bacillus kexueae, the following proteins share a genomic window:
- the sipW gene encoding signal peptidase I SipW has protein sequence MIRKTQAQKVIKFVRNLLFGVLFGLILVLTISVISTRVSGGEPQLFGYQLKTVLSGSMEPTFETGSLIVVKKVLQNEALQVGDIITFRKDEQNLVTHRIIEELKTGTATSYVTKGDNVEDADPTPVLADNIVAIYTGLTIPYAGFLLSFASSKIGTGLLLLIPGILLLIYAAFTIWQVLKEIDGKTHSDNKASL, from the coding sequence ATGATAAGGAAGACTCAAGCACAGAAGGTCATTAAGTTCGTGAGAAACTTGCTGTTTGGAGTCTTGTTTGGGCTAATACTTGTTCTAACAATTAGTGTAATTTCAACAAGAGTCTCAGGGGGAGAACCTCAGCTATTCGGGTATCAATTGAAAACGGTCCTCTCAGGCTCTATGGAGCCTACTTTCGAGACTGGTTCGCTAATTGTAGTTAAAAAAGTGTTACAGAATGAAGCCCTTCAAGTTGGGGATATTATTACATTTCGAAAAGATGAACAAAATTTAGTCACACATCGGATCATAGAGGAATTGAAAACGGGAACTGCTACGAGCTATGTAACAAAAGGGGACAATGTGGAAGATGCTGATCCCACTCCGGTATTAGCGGACAATATAGTGGCAATATACACAGGTTTAACGATTCCGTATGCAGGATTTTTATTATCTTTTGCGAGCAGCAAAATAGGAACGGGGCTACTCCTATTGATTCCAGGAATTTTGCTTTTAATTTATGCAGCTTTTACGATATGGCAAGTGCTAAAAGAAATTGATGGTAAAACACATTCTGATAATAAAGCCTCACTTTAA
- the comGD gene encoding competence type IV pilus minor pilin ComGD — MISVKSAKGFTLVESLIVLSIFLLLTLFTWSNGSAIHERKVIEQFFRQFQNDLYYAQQYAAVHRETVYVFVSQDDSYYRIDRAAFKGSLVQTSYNEDIVIRPTTMSLPITYYPNGSIKKGGTIFIDYKEETYKIVFTIGNGRFRVEKL; from the coding sequence ATGATTTCGGTTAAATCAGCGAAGGGTTTTACACTCGTTGAAAGCTTGATCGTTTTATCGATATTCCTTCTTTTGACATTATTTACTTGGTCAAATGGATCGGCTATTCATGAGAGAAAAGTAATTGAACAATTTTTTCGTCAATTCCAAAATGATTTGTATTATGCTCAACAATATGCAGCCGTTCATCGTGAAACAGTGTATGTTTTTGTTTCTCAGGATGATTCGTACTATCGAATTGATCGTGCTGCATTTAAAGGTTCATTGGTACAGACGAGTTATAACGAGGATATAGTTATTCGGCCAACAACAATGTCTCTGCCCATTACCTATTATCCGAATGGTTCAATCAAAAAAGGGGGCACCATTTTCATTGATTATAAAGAGGAAACCTATAAAATTGTGTTTACCATTGGGAATGGTAGATTCCGAGTGGAGAAATTGTAA
- a CDS encoding DEAD/DEAH box helicase, with the protein MNVEIRMNEDWQNEFLQKLNSDGPWTSLELYKLANAATMHLSIPNFEGLVAPKHLEHFTPLPHQLEVAEQVVQHMNGKAILADEVGLGKTIEAGLILKEYMIRQLVKKVLILVPASLVSQWVKELNEKFYIPAVEQKKKYVWEQCDVVVSSIDTAKRTPHREIILEQDYDMVIIDEAHKLKNRKTKNYEFAQSIKKKFCLLLTATPIQNRVEEIFNLVSLLKPGHLGSEQYFSEVFSAKGRVVEQDEYLKELINKVMIRNRRTDTGLEWTKRHVESIVIEFSPKEQALYDALTNLKSNSLFQNAFAIMTLQREACSSREAVYMSIKKMLEKEETPSHMLKPIIDLINEVDRNTKAEKALELINHIQDKVIIFTEYRATQLYLQWFLKQHGITSVPFRGGFKRGKKDWMKQLFEQHAQVLIATEAGGEGINLQFCHHIINYDLPWNPMRLEQRIGRIHRLGQEKDVFIYNLATKNTVEEHILKLLIEKIQLFERVVGELDHILTNLDIGNIEEHIRDIIATSRSDGEIKIKMENLSSIVNYGYQMKQQDA; encoded by the coding sequence ATGAATGTTGAAATTCGAATGAATGAAGATTGGCAGAACGAATTCCTTCAAAAACTCAATTCAGATGGACCATGGACAAGCTTGGAACTCTACAAGCTTGCAAATGCGGCAACAATGCATTTATCCATTCCTAACTTTGAGGGCTTGGTTGCTCCTAAACACCTTGAGCATTTTACACCTCTCCCCCATCAATTGGAAGTAGCAGAACAAGTCGTTCAGCATATGAACGGAAAGGCGATTTTAGCAGATGAAGTTGGATTAGGAAAAACAATAGAAGCCGGACTTATTTTAAAAGAATACATGATCAGACAACTTGTCAAAAAAGTTCTTATCCTCGTCCCAGCATCCCTCGTTTCCCAGTGGGTGAAGGAATTGAATGAAAAGTTTTATATTCCAGCTGTAGAACAAAAGAAGAAATATGTTTGGGAACAATGCGATGTCGTTGTTTCTTCGATAGACACTGCAAAACGGACTCCACATCGGGAAATTATTTTAGAGCAGGATTATGACATGGTTATCATTGATGAAGCACATAAATTAAAAAATAGAAAAACGAAAAACTATGAATTTGCCCAGTCGATTAAAAAGAAGTTCTGCCTTTTACTAACTGCAACCCCTATCCAAAACCGTGTTGAAGAAATTTTTAATCTAGTTTCCCTTCTAAAACCTGGACATTTAGGTAGTGAGCAATATTTTTCAGAAGTGTTTTCTGCAAAAGGTCGTGTCGTAGAGCAAGATGAATACTTAAAAGAATTAATTAATAAGGTAATGATTCGAAACCGGAGAACGGATACCGGATTAGAATGGACAAAACGGCATGTCGAGAGTATTGTGATTGAGTTTTCCCCCAAAGAACAAGCCTTATATGATGCTTTAACAAATCTTAAATCGAATTCCTTGTTTCAAAACGCCTTCGCCATCATGACATTACAACGTGAAGCCTGTTCCAGCAGGGAAGCTGTTTACATGTCGATTAAAAAAATGCTTGAAAAGGAAGAAACACCTAGCCATATGTTAAAGCCGATCATCGACTTAATTAATGAGGTCGACCGCAATACAAAAGCGGAAAAAGCACTCGAGTTGATTAATCATATACAAGATAAAGTCATCATTTTTACTGAATATCGTGCAACTCAACTATATTTGCAATGGTTTTTAAAGCAACATGGCATTACATCTGTTCCATTTCGTGGTGGATTTAAAAGAGGAAAAAAAGATTGGATGAAGCAACTGTTTGAGCAGCATGCTCAAGTCCTCATCGCAACGGAAGCTGGTGGGGAAGGAATTAACCTACAATTTTGTCATCACATCATTAATTATGACCTACCGTGGAATCCGATGAGACTTGAACAACGAATCGGACGGATTCATCGACTAGGGCAAGAAAAAGATGTTTTCATCTACAATTTGGCTACAAAAAATACTGTTGAAGAACACATTTTAAAGCTTCTAATCGAGAAGATTCAGCTATTTGAGCGTGTAGTGGGTGAACTTGATCATATTTTAACAAATTTGGATATTGGAAATATTGAAGAACACATTCGAGACATCATCGCTACGTCACGTTCTGATGGAGAAATCAAAATTAAAATGGAGAACTTGTCTTCTATTGTGAATTATGGCTATCAAATGAAGCAACAAGATGCTTAA
- the comGF gene encoding competence type IV pilus minor pilin ComGF, with protein sequence MNLYGIEMKKRLSFVLTRFPKKRKRFVVILFEESGYTFTQLLFSLMITILLLSSLPSFLSLIERISTPPNDLHPYEWQLFMMDIYDELKLANDIKVINNKLYYMKNENSYSIGQYGNVLRYQKNGSGHIVLLQNVKNAEFQKVKQGVQIKVTSLQNVEYKVMLRTFIGSEIINE encoded by the coding sequence ATGAACTTATATGGAATCGAGATGAAGAAACGATTGAGCTTTGTGTTAACGAGATTTCCGAAAAAGCGAAAAAGGTTTGTGGTTATTCTTTTTGAAGAAAGTGGCTATACTTTTACACAATTACTGTTTAGTTTAATGATAACTATTTTACTTCTATCAAGTCTCCCTTCTTTTTTATCGCTCATAGAGCGCATATCCACTCCTCCAAATGATTTGCACCCGTACGAATGGCAGCTCTTTATGATGGATATTTATGATGAACTAAAATTGGCGAACGATATCAAGGTGATTAATAATAAGTTGTATTACATGAAAAATGAAAATTCTTATTCAATTGGTCAATATGGGAATGTCCTTCGTTATCAAAAAAATGGGAGCGGTCATATCGTTTTGCTTCAAAATGTCAAAAATGCAGAATTTCAAAAGGTTAAGCAAGGTGTCCAAATTAAAGTTACTAGTCTACAGAATGTTGAGTATAAAGTAATGTTACGGACTTTCATCGGGAGTGAAATCATAAATGAATGA
- the tapA gene encoding amyloid fiber anchoring/assembly protein TapA, which produces MTIRFKRTRKYKGKNRILIVSVQLFSIVYLLLMFGSYQVSGTNAYFIDIERTSNTISICANYDPTIGCNEEQTIWDKSSLSFTSEAFEEKKIQAVIQNGQNSEDMRGTTKYELFYISKGNPKNGQLVEEGEIPALKAGETFTIVADAIRGEGNYIFKAYQRPEHPGKGELWSEQLTVTIESSNGTSIEDSTEKQELKSLDANPPTTDQTKMQIEIEEINEKEEGKETNEQSENENDPLKNDKIPPIVEGNVEEIQSEPIEPIEDIKEETNVENDKEDSSTEGH; this is translated from the coding sequence ATGACGATTCGGTTTAAAAGAACGCGAAAATATAAGGGGAAGAATCGAATACTTATCGTTAGCGTACAACTTTTCTCCATTGTGTATTTACTGTTGATGTTTGGAAGTTACCAAGTTAGTGGTACGAATGCATATTTCATTGATATTGAACGAACGTCAAACACTATATCAATATGCGCAAACTATGACCCAACTATAGGGTGTAATGAAGAACAAACAATTTGGGATAAAAGTTCACTTTCGTTCACCAGTGAAGCTTTTGAAGAGAAGAAGATTCAAGCGGTTATTCAAAATGGTCAGAATTCAGAAGACATGAGGGGAACGACTAAATATGAATTGTTCTATATTTCAAAAGGAAATCCGAAAAATGGGCAACTAGTTGAAGAAGGGGAAATTCCAGCACTCAAAGCGGGTGAAACATTTACGATTGTTGCTGACGCGATAAGAGGAGAAGGAAACTACATATTTAAAGCGTACCAACGACCAGAACACCCTGGAAAAGGTGAACTGTGGAGTGAACAATTAACGGTTACGATAGAGTCTTCGAATGGTACTTCTATTGAAGATTCTACAGAAAAGCAAGAATTGAAGTCTTTGGATGCTAATCCACCAACTACTGATCAGACTAAAATGCAAATCGAGATAGAAGAGATAAACGAAAAGGAGGAAGGAAAAGAAACAAACGAACAGAGTGAAAATGAAAACGATCCATTAAAGAACGATAAGATACCTCCAATAGTGGAAGGAAATGTTGAAGAGATACAGTCAGAACCGATAGAACCAATAGAAGATATAAAGGAGGAGACAAATGTTGAAAATGATAAGGAAGACTCAAGCACAGAAGGTCATTAA
- a CDS encoding anti-repressor SinI family protein: MEIATLRPDLDKEWFELIKEAKSIGLTPEDIKQFLHPANEKE, encoded by the coding sequence ATGGAAATTGCAACATTGAGACCGGACTTAGATAAAGAATGGTTTGAACTAATTAAGGAAGCAAAATCAATTGGCTTGACTCCAGAGGATATTAAACAGTTTTTACACCCGGCAAATGAAAAAGAATAA
- a CDS encoding LPXTG cell wall anchor domain-containing protein codes for MNRPVKILLLVVVLFIILPASQAYGDGEEVDLILSPEIFQVAATNLKPGDTVTKELIISNAGSQSIHYHTNAEMIQGSRKFFNELFVEIKLEDRLIFNGKILDLKLFEPRSLAVNDSERLMIKVIVPTTLGNDFQGLGCVIEWSFYAEFQSESVIAASNNLPIGNELPNTATNTAHTFLVGISLLVIGILVLKWKRKER; via the coding sequence ATGAATAGACCGGTAAAAATACTACTGCTTGTTGTTGTACTATTTATTATTTTGCCTGCAAGCCAGGCATATGGTGATGGAGAAGAAGTGGATTTAATTCTTTCTCCTGAAATCTTTCAAGTTGCAGCAACAAACTTAAAGCCGGGAGATACAGTGACGAAAGAACTTATTATTTCTAATGCAGGATCCCAATCGATTCATTATCATACAAATGCTGAAATGATTCAAGGGTCTAGAAAGTTTTTTAATGAACTTTTTGTTGAAATCAAATTGGAGGATCGATTGATATTCAACGGGAAGATACTAGATTTAAAACTGTTTGAACCACGTTCATTGGCTGTAAATGATTCTGAGAGACTCATGATAAAAGTGATTGTGCCTACAACATTAGGAAATGATTTTCAAGGTCTTGGGTGTGTGATTGAATGGTCATTTTATGCTGAATTTCAATCTGAATCTGTTATCGCTGCCTCAAATAATCTACCAATAGGGAATGAATTACCTAACACAGCAACGAATACAGCTCACACATTTTTAGTAGGTATTAGCCTCTTAGTTATAGGTATCTTAGTGTTGAAATGGAAACGGAAAGAAAGGTGA
- a CDS encoding TasA family protein, with the protein MGMKKKLSMGVVSAALGLSLVGGGTWAVFSDTEAATETYQAGILDLVLKEKDGKTDLQSGIFTSDLKNLKPGDSISETIRVKNNGTLSIKDVVVKANYDGFVDGGENINGDADLGALNNADDFAKQIHVHITDAAGNVLYNDTLKRFRQASGDITDGTRDKSLPVLPNPDSDPVTITLTFNSKADNRFMNDKMSVNFEFIASQFDGTEFKDGDDINTENGSQTQN; encoded by the coding sequence ATGGGGATGAAAAAGAAATTGAGCATGGGTGTTGTATCTGCTGCATTGGGGTTATCTCTTGTAGGAGGAGGAACATGGGCCGTCTTTAGTGATACGGAAGCTGCTACTGAAACGTATCAAGCGGGAATATTAGATCTCGTACTTAAAGAGAAAGATGGAAAAACCGATCTTCAAAGTGGCATTTTTACGAGTGATTTAAAAAATTTAAAACCTGGGGATAGCATTTCGGAAACCATTCGAGTGAAAAACAATGGAACATTATCGATTAAAGATGTCGTGGTAAAAGCCAACTATGATGGGTTTGTAGACGGAGGAGAAAACATAAATGGGGATGCCGATTTAGGCGCATTGAATAATGCTGATGACTTTGCTAAACAAATTCACGTACACATTACGGATGCAGCAGGAAATGTTTTATATAACGATACCTTAAAACGTTTTAGACAAGCGAGCGGTGACATAACAGATGGTACTAGAGATAAAAGTTTGCCAGTTTTACCGAATCCAGACTCTGATCCAGTCACCATTACACTAACGTTTAATTCGAAAGCGGATAACCGGTTTATGAATGATAAAATGAGTGTTAATTTTGAATTCATTGCTTCGCAATTTGACGGAACGGAATTCAAAGACGGAGACGATATTAATACGGAAAATGGTAGTCAAACACAAAATTAA
- the gcvT gene encoding glycine cleavage system aminomethyltransferase GcvT: MTELKRTPLFEIYEKYGAKTIDFGGWELPVQFSSIKEEHEAVRMKAGLFDVSHMGEIVVKGSDSLAYLQKIVTNDVSKLSVGGAQYTAMCYENGGTVDDLLVYMRDTNDYLLVVNASNIEKDYDWMISHQEGDVSIENISSDMAQLALQGPLAQKVLQKLVDIDLSEIKFFKFKDKVAIGNVPALVSRTGYTGEDGFEIYCQKDDAIQLWEMILEEGKEEGILPCGLGARDTLRFEANLALYGQELSKDITPIEAGIGFAVKVDKEVAFIGQEVLKEQKENGPSRKLVGIEMIDKGIPRHGYPVFVGEEEIGVITTGTQSPTLKKNVGLALVKVDFANLDQELTVQIRKKRLKAKVVPTPFYKRPRN; this comes from the coding sequence ATGACCGAATTGAAACGCACACCGTTATTTGAAATTTATGAAAAGTATGGAGCTAAGACGATTGACTTTGGTGGATGGGAGCTTCCGGTTCAGTTTTCTTCCATTAAAGAAGAGCATGAAGCAGTTCGTATGAAAGCAGGTCTATTTGATGTTTCCCATATGGGGGAGATTGTTGTAAAAGGTTCAGATAGTTTGGCCTATCTTCAAAAAATCGTGACAAATGATGTGTCAAAACTATCTGTCGGTGGTGCACAATATACAGCTATGTGTTATGAAAATGGTGGCACTGTTGATGATTTACTTGTATACATGCGAGATACAAACGATTATTTGTTAGTTGTTAACGCGTCTAACATTGAAAAAGATTATGATTGGATGATTTCGCATCAAGAGGGAGATGTGTCTATTGAGAATATATCATCGGATATGGCTCAGCTTGCTTTACAAGGACCGTTAGCACAAAAGGTTCTGCAAAAATTAGTGGACATTGATCTTTCTGAAATCAAGTTTTTCAAATTTAAAGATAAAGTAGCGATTGGAAATGTTCCTGCACTCGTATCTCGTACCGGTTATACAGGGGAAGATGGATTTGAAATCTATTGTCAAAAAGATGATGCCATTCAGTTGTGGGAAATGATATTAGAAGAAGGGAAAGAGGAGGGGATACTCCCTTGTGGTTTAGGAGCACGTGATACCCTTCGTTTTGAAGCGAACCTTGCTCTTTATGGGCAGGAGCTTTCGAAAGATATTACGCCTATTGAAGCTGGGATAGGCTTTGCGGTTAAAGTGGATAAAGAAGTAGCCTTTATTGGGCAAGAAGTTTTAAAGGAACAAAAAGAAAATGGACCTTCCCGTAAACTAGTTGGCATCGAAATGATTGATAAAGGTATTCCGCGACATGGTTACCCTGTATTTGTAGGTGAAGAAGAGATAGGTGTCATCACAACCGGAACACAGTCTCCAACGTTGAAGAAAAATGTAGGTTTAGCTTTAGTGAAAGTAGACTTTGCGAACTTAGATCAAGAATTAACAGTCCAAATTCGCAAAAAACGTTTAAAAGCAAAAGTCGTTCCTACTCCGTTTTATAAGCGTCCAAGAAACTAA
- the comGG gene encoding competence type IV pilus minor pilin ComGG, whose amino-acid sequence MNEKGYVYPFALFMTLIFLLIAMVNANIHIRNERFFEDSKEYYRLRLLTLNAVQCSQKNLENVSYKSFQTPNGSVMYEINQKNEGLLDVNINIETRNGTFRSFSYQYDVKSKQIVGWTDYEN is encoded by the coding sequence ATGAATGAGAAAGGTTATGTTTATCCGTTCGCTCTTTTTATGACATTAATTTTTTTGTTAATTGCAATGGTGAATGCCAATATTCATATTCGGAATGAACGCTTTTTTGAAGATTCAAAGGAATATTATCGCCTTCGACTATTAACATTGAATGCGGTTCAATGCTCTCAAAAGAATTTAGAAAATGTATCTTACAAATCCTTTCAAACCCCGAATGGATCAGTTATGTATGAAATAAATCAGAAGAATGAAGGGTTATTGGACGTAAATATTAATATAGAGACGAGAAATGGAACATTTCGTTCGTTTTCATATCAATATGATGTAAAAAGTAAACAAATTGTAGGGTGGACGGACTATGAAAACTAA
- a CDS encoding YqhG family protein, with protein MQQIEIKNYLKRFFQANECHILEDGTGYFTVQLSVEMDKALMNRPFYWHYLEKTGGEPQPMKLSFITNPAITPPHIQGEQIHFGSPRLLQIFQTAQKVGGFIRLYENCQVTHGQLPLHPWIGVNVTVSYVCDKKKDFLHSIGIHLISGTIVENFQEKLDSLPLTPKIPDYCFTMSPVIKPKSGLNRIEQYVIDLISKENHSWGNDAVQRMNRDLMLLNHFYESEEEKPDLYFSEREAIRTLYKPYIDIHIHSGGIFFLSPKNIWVK; from the coding sequence ATGCAACAAATTGAAATTAAAAATTATTTAAAACGATTTTTCCAAGCAAATGAGTGTCATATTTTAGAAGATGGAACTGGATATTTTACCGTTCAATTGAGTGTGGAAATGGATAAAGCCTTAATGAATCGCCCCTTCTACTGGCATTATCTTGAAAAAACTGGCGGGGAACCGCAACCAATGAAGCTTTCATTTATTACAAACCCTGCCATCACTCCACCTCATATCCAAGGGGAACAGATTCATTTCGGTTCTCCCCGTCTGCTTCAAATCTTCCAAACAGCTCAAAAAGTTGGAGGCTTTATTCGATTATATGAAAATTGTCAAGTTACACACGGACAGCTCCCGCTTCATCCCTGGATTGGTGTTAACGTTACCGTCTCTTATGTATGCGATAAAAAAAAGGACTTCTTACACTCCATTGGCATTCACTTGATAAGTGGAACAATCGTTGAGAATTTTCAAGAAAAGTTAGATTCGCTTCCTTTAACTCCGAAAATTCCTGATTACTGCTTTACAATGTCACCTGTAATTAAACCGAAAAGTGGGTTAAACAGAATCGAACAATACGTTATCGATCTCATATCAAAAGAAAATCATTCATGGGGAAATGATGCAGTTCAACGAATGAATCGTGACCTGATGTTATTGAACCATTTTTATGAATCGGAAGAAGAAAAGCCAGATTTATATTTTTCTGAACGGGAAGCAATTCGAACACTTTACAAGCCATATATCGACATACACATCCACAGTGGAGGTATATTTTTCCTATCCCCTAAAAACATATGGGTGAAATAA
- a CDS encoding helix-turn-helix domain-containing protein yields the protein MIGERIKKLRTERGLSLSELADKAGVAKSYLSSIERQIQKNPSVQFLEKISSVLDVPVNDLLRQQTSNIDDLELDSDWTQLVVEAMNSGVSKEEFKKFLEYNKWKMNQNR from the coding sequence ATGATTGGTGAACGAATTAAAAAATTAAGAACAGAAAGAGGTTTATCTTTATCTGAGTTAGCTGATAAAGCGGGTGTTGCGAAGTCTTATTTAAGCTCTATCGAAAGACAAATTCAAAAAAACCCCTCTGTTCAATTCCTTGAGAAAATTTCTAGTGTTTTAGACGTACCGGTAAATGATCTATTAAGACAACAAACTAGCAATATTGATGACCTTGAATTAGATTCAGATTGGACACAATTAGTCGTTGAAGCAATGAATTCAGGCGTGTCTAAAGAAGAGTTTAAAAAATTCCTTGAATATAATAAATGGAAAATGAACCAAAATCGCTAA
- a CDS encoding YqzE family protein, protein MSTNDYLKFMTEQVVKYMDTPKAERKQMKKKKKTEKSPLLFRWFGILPYAIGMSVKKKNK, encoded by the coding sequence GTGTCTACAAATGACTATCTTAAATTTATGACAGAACAAGTCGTGAAGTATATGGATACACCAAAAGCTGAACGGAAACAAATGAAAAAGAAGAAAAAAACTGAAAAAAGCCCACTGCTCTTTCGGTGGTTTGGGATATTACCGTACGCTATTGGAATGTCTGTGAAAAAAAAGAATAAGTAA
- a CDS encoding DUF3889 domain-containing protein — MLKVLLLVLILAFTQINIPFGHFIGYGEAYEISETETALRNEIPKYYPLAQIQFIQKVWDKKEDNQTLQHYVVTISDSGKQKQLNATVIINKKGEISRIQILKSP, encoded by the coding sequence ATGTTGAAAGTCTTATTGCTTGTTTTGATTCTGGCTTTTACTCAGATAAACATTCCTTTCGGTCATTTCATAGGCTATGGAGAAGCTTACGAGATAAGCGAAACAGAAACAGCCTTAAGGAACGAAATCCCTAAATACTACCCTCTCGCACAAATCCAATTTATTCAAAAGGTGTGGGATAAAAAAGAAGACAACCAGACCCTTCAACATTATGTTGTCACCATTAGTGATTCAGGTAAACAAAAGCAACTTAATGCAACCGTTATCATAAATAAAAAAGGGGAAATATCACGCATACAAATTTTGAAATCACCATAA
- a CDS encoding helix-turn-helix domain-containing protein, whose product MLGDQIRYKRLQMELTLTEISHRSGISKSYLSSIERNIQQNPSLIILQRICSALDLDLFSLLNESPNYSVLKLKGENILNEGNEAITVDKEWVQLIAEAKIVGLTLDEVQQFLIQQSLKKDV is encoded by the coding sequence ATGCTAGGTGATCAAATTCGTTATAAACGGCTGCAAATGGAATTAACCCTTACCGAAATCTCCCACCGTTCTGGAATATCAAAGTCTTATTTAAGTTCCATTGAACGAAACATTCAACAAAATCCATCTTTAATAATCCTTCAAAGAATTTGCTCTGCTCTAGACTTGGATCTCTTTTCGCTTCTAAATGAATCACCTAATTATTCAGTTTTAAAACTAAAGGGGGAAAATATATTGAATGAAGGAAATGAAGCTATTACAGTGGACAAGGAGTGGGTTCAATTAATAGCAGAAGCAAAGATTGTAGGATTAACATTAGATGAAGTACAACAATTCCTAATTCAACAATCCTTAAAAAAAGACGTATAA
- a CDS encoding shikimate kinase codes for MKTIYLVGFMGSGKTTIGRMLAESLNIPVVDTDEEIVQKVQMDIPAIFEKYGEEYFRDVEGSCLRSIPTQNFIVTTGGGIITRDENIQWMREQGLVIYLKADVSVLVKRIQNDANRPLANNKSIEEIRELHEKRKSQYEKAHLVIDTTDRTTKEVLEKVLTCIKEKSSGDTNS; via the coding sequence GTGAAAACTATTTATTTAGTTGGCTTTATGGGGAGTGGAAAAACAACAATTGGTCGTATGCTGGCAGAATCACTCAACATACCTGTAGTAGATACCGATGAGGAAATTGTTCAGAAAGTACAAATGGACATACCAGCTATTTTTGAAAAATATGGGGAAGAATACTTTCGAGATGTTGAAGGGAGCTGCTTACGCTCTATTCCAACGCAAAACTTCATTGTCACTACAGGCGGGGGGATTATTACTCGTGATGAGAATATACAGTGGATGAGAGAACAAGGTCTCGTTATTTACTTAAAAGCGGATGTATCAGTTCTCGTAAAGAGGATTCAAAACGATGCCAATCGTCCATTGGCCAATAATAAATCAATAGAAGAGATTCGGGAGTTACATGAAAAAAGAAAAAGTCAATACGAAAAAGCTCATCTAGTTATAGACACTACAGATCGAACAACTAAAGAAGTTTTAGAGAAGGTTCTAACATGTATAAAGGAAAAGAGTAGCGGTGATACTAATTCATAA